CGCCCCGGCCGAGGCAATCGCGCGCAGGCGCGCGTGCAGGTCTTCCAGGCCGGCGCCGGTGGCGGCCGAAACGAACACGCGGTCCGGATCATCCAGCGCCGGCAACGCCGTCAGCAGGTCCGACTTGTTGTGGATGTAGACCTTGTGCGGCACCGCCGCCACGGCATCCCCCAGCGCGGCTTCACCGGCTGCAGGATCACGCGCATCCAGCACGATCAGGGCCAGGTCGGTCCGCTCGATTTCCACATGGGCGCGGCGCATGCCTTCACGTTCGATGGCGTCGCCGCCGTCGCGCAGGCCGGCGGTGTCGACCAGGGTCAGCTCCAGTCCGTCCAGGCGGATGGTCTCGCGCAGGGTGTCGCGGGTGGTGCCTGCGATGTCGGTGACGATGGCGCGTTCGCTGCCGGCCAGTGCGTTCAGCAGCGAGCTCTTGCCGGCATTCGGCGGACCGATCAACACGGCATGCAGGCCATCGCGCAGGCGGCGGCCACGTTCAGCGTCGCGGCGCAGCAGGGCCAGGTCGCTGCGCGCCTGTTCCAGGCCACGCCGTACCTGCGCGCCGCCGAGGGTATCCAGCGGTTCGTCGGCGAAGTCGATGGCCGCTTCCACATGGATGCGCAGCAGCACCAGCTGCTCGACCACGGCGTCGATGCGACGCGAGAACACGCCATCCAGCGAGCGACGTGCCGCGCGCGCGGCGCGGTTGTCGCCCGCAGCG
This genomic interval from Stenotrophomonas sp. 57 contains the following:
- the mnmE gene encoding tRNA uridine-5-carboxymethylaminomethyl(34) synthesis GTPase MnmE, with the translated sequence MNDAIRTDTIVAIASAPGAGGVGLLRLSGPRAAAIANELGAPTLRPRHAHYARLRDADGEVIDDGIVLWFPAPNSFTGEEVVELQGHGSPVLLQQLVARCIALGARQARPGEFSERAFLNGKLDLAQAEAIADLIAAGDNRAARAARRSLDGVFSRRIDAVVEQLVLLRIHVEAAIDFADEPLDTLGGAQVRRGLEQARSDLALLRRDAERGRRLRDGLHAVLIGPPNAGKSSLLNALAGSERAIVTDIAGTTRDTLRETIRLDGLELTLVDTAGLRDGGDAIEREGMRRAHVEIERTDLALIVLDARDPAAGEAALGDAVAAVPHKVYIHNKSDLLTALPALDDPDRVFVSAATGAGLEDLHARLRAIASAGAGEQVDGEFSARTRHVDAIERAQEHAQRADGELAHEHLELAAEELRLAHDALGEITGQMSADDLLGRIFSSFCIGK